The Victivallis sp. Marseille-Q1083 DNA window CGCATCGGTGATCTCCAAGGTTGTCGAAGTGAATGGCGGCGAAGACTGGGTGGTGCCGACGTTGGAATACAATGGTCAATGGCGCCCCGGCCAGGTCTTTTCCGCCGAAAAGCTGGAACGGGATTTGCGGGCGATGGGAGTGATGGAATGAAACAAGCCGATCGGGCGGAGAACTGGACCAAACTGGTTTTCCGCCAGGGCACGCTTTACCGTTTGCCGGAGAAAGAGCTTTTTGTCGTATTGATCAATCACAATCCGTTGAAAGAAGAGTCTCTGCTGTTCCGGTTGTCCCGGGAAGCGGTGGCGGGCGGTTGGCCGCTGAATACCGAACGGATTCCGGTACTCGGC harbors:
- a CDS encoding glutaredoxin domain-containing protein, giving the protein MLNVYAAKWCPHCSRTVEFLKTHKIPYKYHEMEEEPASVISKVVEVNGGEDWVVPTLEYNGQWRPGQVFSAEKLERDLRAMGVME